AATCGAGGCTGCGGGTGACCGCGTCGATCTTCTGCTCGTCACGGGCGAGGCCGAACAGAGCGGTCGCGTAGCGTCCCGCTAAGCTGGCTTGAATGCCGCCGGATGTCTCCACGCGCTGTCAGCTCCAGACAAAGAAATTTGCACCATGCGATTAGCGGGGCACAGCGGAAAACCGCGCGCCCCCATGGGTTGGCGCGCCCCTAGCAAGAGGTACGCAGCGATGCAAGGCGAGTCGTTGGCGCCTAGTCCAGTCGGCGCGTGTAAAAGGTCGTGAAGTCGGTCGGCCGATAATCGGCGAAGGGTCCGCAAACCGCGAACCCGTCCCGCAGGTAGAGCCGGTTGGCCGCGTCGAACAAGGGAGAGTTGCCGGTTTCGAGGCTGAGGCGCGCCATCCCCATCTCCTTCGCGGTGGCGACGAGGTGGGCAAGCATCGCCGAGCCCACGCCGCGGCCCAGGGCATCGGCGGCGGTCCGCATCGACTTGATTTCGCCGTGGCCCGGCTCGATCGACCGAAGCGCGCCGACCCCGAGCAATCGCCGCTCTTCCCGCAGGCTGAAGAAGCGGATCGTGGGCGACCGCAGCGAATCGAGGTCGAGCACGTGGCAGGCGCTGGGCGGCGATCCGCCGCGCATCTCGGTGAAGTGAAGCGCCAGCAGCGCCGCCACGTCGTCGCGGTCCAGTTCGCCTTCGTGAAACGACCAGTTTTGACCGCAAGCCACGGGATGCATGCCCGGTTCGTCCATCCTATACCTGCTCCATGACCAAGCCCGTCGCCCTTGACCCCAACCACTGCTGGACAGCCTTCGAAGCGCGGGACCGCGCTCTCGACGGCCAGTTCGTCGGCGCGGTCCGGACGACCGGCATCTATTGCAAGCCGAGCTGCCCCGCGCGCCACCCCAAACGCGAGCATGTCGAATTTTTCACTGCGCCGGATGAGGCGCGCGCCGCCGGCTATCGCGCCTGTCTCCGCTGCCGGCCCGACGAGGTGGGGAGGGACCGCGAGGCGGTGGCGAGCGCCGTCCGTACGCTCGAGGCGGCCGAGGAAGCGCCGC
Above is a genomic segment from Sphingomonas sp. LY29 containing:
- a CDS encoding GNAT family N-acetyltransferase; this translates as MDEPGMHPVACGQNWSFHEGELDRDDVAALLALHFTEMRGGSPPSACHVLDLDSLRSPTIRFFSLREERRLLGVGALRSIEPGHGEIKSMRTAADALGRGVGSAMLAHLVATAKEMGMARLSLETGNSPLFDAANRLYLRDGFAVCGPFADYRPTDFTTFYTRRLD